A genome region from bacterium SCSIO 12844 includes the following:
- a CDS encoding HlyD family secretion protein: MQSFVRFINKYRFVIGVLLTLLIGYCIYFYFYFSPITDNAFVVANVRPIASEVSGVVEKVYVKNAQKVKVGDLLFELDPTPYQLAVNSKKHALAIAGFELQEGQLKLRDLKERIKIQQNIVAKIREDYVHAQVLVKSGAVTKTKYDDLSLSYQSELSKLEISKNALDLFKIKLQQLQQKKDQAQAELQLAQYHLKETKVYAKTDGIVTNLFISKGYPVTALKPIFSFIDTDHWWVQANFKETDLAHVKVGQKVAIRLRMYLGSKIYYGQVVSTNWAVSRQYINPTNYLQEVPNENQWILLPQRFPVLIKIDQPDKNYPLHMGASAYVSIDT; encoded by the coding sequence ATGCAGTCATTCGTTCGTTTTATCAATAAATATCGATTTGTTATTGGTGTATTGTTAACGCTTTTAATTGGTTATTGTATTTATTTTTATTTTTATTTTTCACCGATAACAGATAATGCTTTTGTTGTTGCTAATGTAAGGCCTATTGCCTCTGAAGTCTCTGGTGTTGTTGAGAAGGTTTATGTCAAAAATGCCCAGAAAGTTAAAGTTGGTGATCTTTTATTTGAACTTGACCCAACACCTTATCAATTAGCAGTCAATAGCAAAAAACATGCATTAGCAATTGCAGGGTTTGAGCTACAAGAGGGACAATTAAAGTTACGAGATTTAAAAGAGCGTATTAAAATACAGCAAAATATTGTTGCCAAAATCAGAGAAGATTATGTACATGCTCAAGTATTAGTTAAATCGGGTGCTGTGACAAAAACCAAGTACGATGATTTATCATTAAGTTATCAATCAGAATTATCTAAGTTAGAAATTAGTAAAAACGCACTTGATTTATTTAAAATAAAATTACAGCAGCTACAGCAGAAGAAAGACCAAGCACAAGCAGAGTTACAACTAGCTCAATATCACCTAAAAGAGACAAAAGTTTATGCTAAAACAGATGGTATTGTTACTAACTTATTCATTTCAAAAGGCTATCCAGTCACCGCATTAAAACCAATTTTCTCATTTATCGATACAGATCATTGGTGGGTTCAAGCAAACTTTAAAGAAACAGATTTGGCGCATGTCAAGGTCGGTCAAAAAGTTGCTATTCGATTGCGGATGTACTTAGGTAGTAAAATTTATTATGGGCAAGTAGTCTCTACCAATTGGGCTGTTTCACGTCAATATATTAATCCAACGAATTATTTACAAGAAGTACCGAATGAGAATCAGTGGATTTTATTACCACAACGCTTTCCTGTGTTAATTAAAATTGATCAACCAGATAAAAACTATCCATTGCATATGGGGGCGAGTGCCTATGTTTCAATTGATACTTAA
- the hemB gene encoding porphobilinogen synthase, translating into MVFPLERPRRLRSSHTLRNMVSETVLSVNDLIYPIFVVHGNNVKNEIKPMPGQYHWSVDRLDEIIAQVVSAKVPAVILFGIPKIKDKNASENYSDDGIVQQAIKAIKKQAPNLVVITDVCLCAYTEEGHCGIYDHHHDVVLNDETLPLLAKTAISHAQAGADIVAPSGMIDGMIQAMREGLDKVGFVDTAIMSYAVKYASAFYGPFRAACDSSPKGDRKTYQMDFRNAKEALREASLDEIEGADFLMVKPALAYMDIIYRVSEVTNLPMVAYHISGEYALVKAAAEKGWVDEKAIMLETLYGLKRAGAKLIITYAAIDVANWIA; encoded by the coding sequence ATGGTATTTCCACTAGAGCGGCCAAGACGGCTACGTAGTAGTCATACATTACGCAATATGGTTTCAGAGACTGTGCTTTCAGTTAATGACTTAATTTATCCAATTTTTGTCGTTCATGGTAATAATGTAAAAAATGAAATCAAACCAATGCCGGGTCAGTATCATTGGTCTGTTGATCGCCTAGATGAGATTATTGCTCAAGTTGTTAGTGCTAAAGTTCCAGCTGTAATTTTATTTGGTATTCCAAAAATTAAAGATAAAAATGCATCTGAAAACTATAGTGATGATGGAATTGTTCAACAGGCAATTAAGGCAATAAAAAAACAAGCACCTAATTTAGTTGTGATTACCGATGTGTGTTTATGTGCCTATACCGAAGAAGGTCACTGTGGTATTTATGATCATCATCATGATGTTGTGTTAAATGATGAAACGTTACCGCTATTAGCAAAAACAGCCATATCACATGCACAAGCTGGTGCTGATATTGTTGCGCCCAGTGGTATGATCGATGGTATGATTCAAGCGATGCGTGAAGGCCTAGACAAGGTAGGTTTCGTTGATACTGCAATTATGTCCTATGCAGTAAAATATGCATCAGCTTTTTATGGCCCATTTCGTGCTGCCTGTGATTCTTCGCCTAAAGGTGACAGAAAAACCTATCAAATGGACTTTAGAAACGCTAAAGAAGCATTACGTGAAGCATCTCTTGATGAGATTGAAGGTGCGGACTTTTTAATGGTAAAACCAGCATTAGCTTATATGGATATTATTTATCGAGTTAGCGAAGTAACCAATTTACCTATGGTTGCTTACCATATCAGTGGAGAGTATGCGCTTGTTAAAGCTGCAGCTGAAAAAGGTTGGGTGGATGAAAAAGCCATTATGCTTGAAACACTTTATGGATTAAAGCGTGCAGGGGCAAAACTTATTATTACTTATGCGGCAATTGATGTTGCAAATTGGATAGCTTAA
- the yhbY gene encoding ribosome assembly RNA-binding protein YhbY, which yields MILTPKQRQELKAKAHHLDAIIWIGDKGLTENVLLEIDQALEHHELIKVKIAAERDDRKLIATEITGKLHCQLVQQIGRIVVLYRKRKEKKKNKKD from the coding sequence ATGATATTAACCCCAAAACAAAGACAAGAACTAAAAGCAAAAGCACATCATTTAGATGCAATTATCTGGATTGGTGATAAAGGTTTAACTGAGAATGTATTATTAGAAATCGACCAAGCCCTAGAACATCATGAGTTAATTAAGGTAAAAATAGCCGCTGAACGTGATGATAGAAAACTAATTGCTACGGAAATAACAGGGAAACTACATTGCCAATTAGTTCAACAAATTGGTCGTATTGTTGTTTTATACCGCAAAAGAAAAGAGAAGAAAAAGAATAAAAAGGATTAA
- the sohB gene encoding protease SohB — translation MWLAHLTDYVFFLAEVITLVIAILIVFAGIVAIAAKNKVRKKGQLHIKSLDEQYKETKKKIVTEVLPKSEIKALLKEDKRQKKAQSKKDEQKLRVFVLQFDGDIHASQVESLREEITAILSIATSDDEVVIKLTSPGGTVHGYGLAASQLERIRKANIPLTIIIDKVAASGGYMMASVADKILAAPFAIIGSIGVISQLPNFHRWLESRGIDFEQHTAGQFKRTLTVFGKNTQEGREKFKAELEEIHRLFKKHIQTFRAQLDVDKVATGEYWLGDDAYQLGLVDHISTSDDYLFGLFNTEGKSVYEVTYKQKQSAMKKITSKTQSWLMKQPEL, via the coding sequence ATGTGGTTAGCACATTTAACAGACTATGTCTTTTTCTTAGCAGAAGTGATAACCCTTGTTATTGCAATTTTAATTGTCTTTGCAGGTATTGTTGCAATTGCAGCTAAGAATAAAGTACGCAAAAAAGGTCAGTTACATATTAAGTCATTAGATGAGCAATATAAAGAAACTAAGAAAAAAATAGTCACTGAAGTATTACCTAAATCAGAAATTAAAGCATTACTGAAAGAAGATAAACGTCAAAAGAAAGCACAATCTAAAAAAGATGAGCAAAAGCTACGTGTATTTGTATTGCAGTTTGATGGAGATATTCATGCCTCTCAAGTTGAATCACTACGAGAAGAAATCACGGCTATTTTAAGTATTGCAACAAGTGACGATGAAGTGGTTATTAAATTAACTTCACCAGGTGGTACGGTACATGGTTATGGTTTAGCAGCATCTCAACTTGAACGTATTCGTAAAGCAAATATACCTTTAACGATTATCATTGATAAAGTAGCAGCTAGCGGTGGTTATATGATGGCATCTGTTGCTGATAAGATTTTAGCTGCACCATTTGCAATTATTGGTTCAATTGGTGTTATTAGTCAATTACCTAACTTTCATCGTTGGCTTGAGAGTCGTGGTATTGATTTTGAACAGCATACAGCAGGCCAGTTTAAAAGAACATTAACTGTATTTGGTAAAAATACTCAAGAAGGTCGTGAAAAATTTAAAGCTGAATTAGAAGAAATTCATCGTTTATTTAAAAAACATATTCAAACCTTTAGGGCGCAGTTGGATGTTGACAAAGTAGCAACTGGCGAATATTGGCTGGGTGATGATGCTTATCAATTGGGCTTAGTTGATCATATCTCAACGAGTGACGATTATTTATTTGGTTTATTTAATACAGAAGGTAAATCAGTTTATGAAGTCACTTATAAACAAAAACAATCAGCAATGAAAAAAATAACCTCAAAAACACAGTCATGGTTAATGAAGCAGCCTGAATTATGA
- the ribD gene encoding bifunctional diaminohydroxyphosphoribosylaminopyrimidine deaminase/5-amino-6-(5-phosphoribosylamino)uracil reductase RibD: protein MQKAITLAEKGIYTARPNPAVGCIIVKDNQIIGQGYHQKAGFAHAEINALNHCKALGFSPENATVYVTLEPCSHYGKTPPCVNALIKARIKRVIIASVDPNPEVNGIKILKDAGIEVISGCLTDQADNLNKGFLKVMTTSEPYVRLKLAASLDGRTAMASGESKWITSEKSRNDVQKLRARSGAIITGIGTVLADNPSLTVRKLTEDIAIDQPLRVVIDRKLKIPVDANIIHAQGQCAIVSASEDAEKIAMLENKNVDIVKLAFDESLLVNLLFILKEKYAIYDVLVETGHKLAASFLQAGLIDEFWYYIAPCVMGKTAKPLFDLSYNTMAEKCQFTLESVSPLGDDIRSIYRKK, encoded by the coding sequence ATGCAAAAAGCAATTACACTGGCTGAAAAAGGAATTTATACGGCACGGCCAAATCCTGCTGTTGGTTGTATTATCGTTAAAGATAATCAGATTATTGGCCAAGGCTATCATCAAAAGGCAGGTTTTGCTCATGCAGAAATTAATGCATTAAATCATTGTAAAGCGTTAGGCTTTAGTCCTGAAAATGCAACAGTTTATGTGACCCTAGAACCTTGTTCTCATTATGGTAAAACACCACCTTGTGTCAATGCACTGATTAAAGCTCGCATTAAACGTGTTATTATTGCCTCGGTTGATCCTAATCCAGAGGTTAATGGTATTAAGATACTAAAAGATGCAGGTATTGAAGTTATTAGCGGTTGTTTAACCGATCAAGCTGATAATTTAAATAAAGGTTTTTTAAAGGTGATGACTACATCTGAACCTTATGTGCGTTTAAAACTTGCTGCAAGCCTTGATGGGCGTACAGCAATGGCCTCAGGTGAAAGTAAATGGATTACTTCTGAAAAGTCACGGAATGATGTTCAAAAGCTTAGAGCAAGAAGTGGTGCAATTATTACAGGCATTGGTACCGTACTAGCAGATAATCCATCATTAACAGTCAGAAAGTTAACTGAAGATATAGCGATAGATCAACCTTTAAGGGTTGTAATTGATCGTAAATTGAAGATACCAGTTGATGCTAATATTATCCATGCTCAGGGGCAATGTGCCATCGTCAGTGCATCTGAAGATGCAGAAAAAATAGCAATGTTAGAAAATAAAAATGTAGACATTGTAAAATTAGCATTTGATGAAAGTTTATTAGTAAACTTACTTTTTATTTTAAAAGAAAAATATGCTATTTATGATGTATTAGTTGAAACAGGGCATAAGCTTGCAGCAAGCTTTTTACAAGCTGGTTTAATTGATGAATTCTGGTATTATATAGCACCATGTGTGATGGGTAAAACAGCGAAGCCATTATTTGATTTAAGTTATAATACAATGGCTGAAAAATGTCAGTTCACACTTGAGTCGGTATCGCCCTTAGGTGATGATATAAGAAGTATTTATCGAAAAAAATAA
- a CDS encoding glutathione S-transferase N-terminal domain-containing protein yields the protein MSLILYSNSECVYCHRIRYILAEKKIPFQLVELNPKKDAQKIKALNPYGSLPVLQERDQTFYDADVIMYYLDERYPMPALMPGYPVMRSKTRLAILRIERDWYAMMHMILNADKDADVAKKALIDSFKAIEPIFASSEYFMADELSLADCTLVPLLWRLPLLGIQLNGNFGAVKTYAERLFSRDSFKKSLSKAEKQIPFVLEEE from the coding sequence ATGTCGTTGATTTTATATTCTAATAGCGAATGTGTTTATTGTCACAGAATTCGTTATATTCTAGCTGAAAAAAAGATTCCTTTTCAACTAGTGGAATTAAATCCTAAAAAAGATGCGCAGAAAATTAAAGCATTAAACCCATATGGTAGTCTGCCTGTTTTACAAGAGCGTGATCAGACTTTTTATGATGCTGATGTGATTATGTATTATTTAGATGAGCGTTATCCAATGCCTGCCTTAATGCCGGGCTATCCTGTTATGCGCTCTAAAACAAGGCTTGCAATTTTAAGGATTGAACGAGATTGGTATGCAATGATGCATATGATTTTAAATGCCGATAAAGATGCGGATGTTGCTAAAAAAGCACTGATTGATAGCTTTAAAGCCATTGAGCCTATTTTTGCATCAAGTGAGTATTTTATGGCTGATGAGCTATCGTTAGCTGATTGTACTTTAGTGCCTTTATTATGGCGCTTACCTTTATTAGGAATTCAGCTTAATGGTAACTTTGGTGCAGTGAAAACTTATGCAGAGCGTTTATTCTCACGTGATTCATTTAAAAAATCATTATCTAAAGCGGAAAAACAAATACCTTTTGTTTTAGAAGAAGAGTAA
- a CDS encoding PQ-loop repeat-containing protein → MIEVIGAYSLNISLILYCVYFIPQIVYNQIIKKTDQISLVTQGLMVIANLCDFIYGFYLFMPWQYKLVTILSLSFLAIQQIQIGLKQYKNFNFIALSILLVIFLGIVINTIDKMNLPPSSINLFGLITDIIYWVYWIPQILFNWRHKKADGFSQVFLYLTLFASICDEISALTLGWNYPSIIGPLVIIAMIVTILFQHKLYNKHIFG, encoded by the coding sequence ATGATTGAGGTCATTGGAGCATATAGTTTAAATATTTCACTTATACTCTATTGTGTTTATTTTATTCCACAGATTGTTTATAACCAAATCATAAAAAAAACCGATCAAATTAGTCTTGTGACACAAGGTTTAATGGTTATAGCAAATTTATGTGATTTTATTTATGGATTTTATTTATTTATGCCGTGGCAGTATAAATTAGTAACGATTCTTTCATTAAGCTTTTTAGCCATTCAACAAATTCAAATTGGGCTAAAACAATATAAAAACTTTAACTTTATTGCTCTAAGTATCCTACTTGTTATATTTTTAGGAATCGTTATCAATACCATTGATAAAATGAATCTTCCGCCTAGTTCAATTAATTTATTTGGTCTTATAACTGATATTATTTATTGGGTATATTGGATACCACAAATCCTATTTAACTGGAGACATAAAAAAGCCGATGGATTTAGCCAAGTTTTTCTTTATTTAACCTTATTTGCCAGTATTTGTGATGAAATTTCTGCATTAACCTTAGGTTGGAACTATCCAAGTATCATTGGGCCATTGGTTATTATTGCGATGATTGTTACTATTTTATTCCAACATAAACTATATAACAAGCATATTTTTGGATAA